The Rhodohalobacter sp. 614A genomic interval CCGAGAATTCTGTCTACTTCCCTCTGTTTTAAAGGCGTTGGGATTACATCACTCCTGCCGGCTTTCAAAAAGCCAAGACACGAAGGAGCAGCCTGCACTAAATTATTTACCTCTTCATCATAACGGGTGTAAAGCAAAATGTAACCAGGGAAAAAATTCTTCTCTTTCGTACGTTTTTTACCCGACCGGATTTCAACAACTGTCTCTGTGGGAATGAGAATTTCTTTGATTTTATGCTCAAGCCCCTGTTCTTCAATTTCTCTCGTCAGAAACTCTTTGACTTTCTTCTCATGACTGGAAAAACAGCG includes:
- the nusG gene encoding transcription termination/antitermination protein NusG produces the protein MSSAKEKKDDGFDWYVVRCFSSHEKKVKEFLTREIEEQGLEHKIKEILIPTETVVEIRSGKKRTKEKNFFPGYILLYTRYDEEVNNLVQAAPSCLGFLKAGRSDVIPTPLKQREVDRILGRVMDSEEMAEKGGVVDIPYREGDLVKVIDGPFKEFDGTVQEVLTDKLKLRVLVSIFGRKTPVEVDLNQVESTT